The region ACGACGAAGTCAATACGTTCGATCATGTCATCGAAACGCTCATTGACGTCTGCGGACATACGCCTGAGCAGGCCGAGCAATGTACGTTGCTTATTCACTACAAAGGGAAGTGCTCCGTAAAAAACGGATCATGGGAAGAACTTGTGCCAATGCGTAATGAAATCTGCCGTCGCGGTATTAGCGCTGAAGTTTTAAATTAATGCTGAAAGAGCGAAAGAGTGAGCGAGCGAAAGTTAATGCGCCGGTCACTCTTTTGCTCTTTTTCTTTTTCGCTCTTTAATTTAACTGAACTTGGAATACCCATCCAAACTCATAGAAGACGCGGTGAACGAGGTGTCGAAACTGCCGGGTATCGGGAAAAAAACCGCTCTCCGGCTGGTGCTGCATCTGCTTAAACGCGATGAAGAACAAACCGAAACGCTGGCCCAGAGTTTGACGGCCATGCGTACCAATGTGAAGTACTGTCGTAAATGCCATAACCTCTCGGATAATGAGGTATGCACCATATGCGCCAGTAACAAACGTGACCAGTCCCTGATT is a window of Spirosoma linguale DSM 74 DNA encoding:
- a CDS encoding ATP-dependent Clp protease adaptor protein ClpS (PFAM: ATP-dependent Clp protease adaptor protein ClpS~KEGG: similar to ubiquitin protein ligase E3 component   n-recognin 2 ; K10626 E3 ubiquitin-protein ligase UBR2), with translation MQPFEETVVDVLDQVVETDVHNLVVFNDEVNTFDHVIETLIDVCGHTPEQAEQCTLLIHYKGKCSVKNGSWEELVPMRNEICRRGISAEVLN